A genome region from Candidatus Zixiibacteriota bacterium includes the following:
- the lptC gene encoding LPS export ABC transporter periplasmic protein LptC, giving the protein MKQIKYFALTSLLIVCLACAGEDSSSSETGDSKNTSTEQVLHDSRIYLTRDGRTTAIIDAALIEKHFGHKETIARGITAHFYDSTGHETSWLTADSGEVIEENNRMTVWGDVEVTSDDGVKLYTEALKWDQDKNRVVNNVYNEIHRGDDILRGYGLETDRNLKEFTLKKQVSGRIRKSPDDSE; this is encoded by the coding sequence ATGAAGCAGATTAAATATTTTGCATTAACTTCTCTCTTGATTGTTTGTCTGGCGTGTGCCGGCGAGGATTCATCGTCGTCGGAAACCGGTGACAGCAAGAACACATCGACCGAGCAGGTCCTGCATGATTCCAGGATATACCTGACCCGTGACGGGCGCACCACGGCCATTATAGATGCCGCCCTGATCGAAAAACATTTCGGCCACAAAGAGACGATCGCACGCGGGATAACCGCTCATTTCTACGATTCGACCGGGCATGAGACTTCCTGGCTGACAGCTGATTCGGGTGAGGTGATCGAAGAAAACAACCGGATGACTGTCTGGGGCGATGTCGAGGTCACTTCCGATGATGGGGTCAAGCTTTATACCGAAGCGTTGAAATGGGATCAGGACAAAAACCGTGTGGTCAACAACGTCTACAACGAGATTCATCGCGGTGACGATATCCTGCGTGGCTATGGTCTCGAGACCGACCGTAACCTGAAGGAATTTACCCTCAAGAAACAGGTCTCAGGGCGAATCCGGAAATCCCCCGACGATTCGGAATAA